Genomic segment of Paenibacillus sp. FSL R5-0912:
GGCCTAATGATCGGCGGGATCGCAGGCTTCCTCTTCGGTGGAATGTTCTCCGGCATGGGCGCTTTCGGCAATATCATCGGCCTCTTCATTAACATGCTGGCCATTTATCTTGTCGTTATGATGATCATGTCCTTCTTCCGGCGCAGACAGGAACGGCGCAGAATGCAGGAAAGAGACGGGCGTTACTAATGAGTGTTACCGTACTCAGTATGGACGAGATTATCAATGCAATCTGCCTGCATATGGCTGAACGCAAAGCTGTACGGGTGGAGGAAGTCCGGGTGGAGCTTAGCTGGGACGAAGACACCGGCTACACCGCAGAGGTCTGGGTTCAGGGCCGCAGCCAGTTCCTGGTCGAATCCAATTTGATTGAATCGATTCTGCGTTATCTGCACAGCGAATACGGTATCCGCGCTTACCGTGAAAATGTACGCCTGGAGCTGGACGAGGAGATCACCGCTGTTGTTACTATGTAAAACTTGAATACCGTCTGCTGATTCATTCAGCGGGCGGTTTTTTTGTGGTACGCCTAGCATGGGCGTACCACAATAACCGGATCGGCAAGATGCTGATCCGGTTATTTTTCCATGTGCAGGTTATCCCCTTTACTCACAGCACTTAATACAATAACCTCAGTATTCAATCGCGCATTCGGGCAACTCTCGGCCCGCCCCGCCTCAGATTAACGAAATAGCCAGCAGTTCGAATAATACCAGCGGCAGGATGACATTATTATTCACTGGCCCCGGAAAGGGATAACCTGGACCTGGATAAGGCTTGTAGTACGGATTATAGTATCCGCGTCCCATTTCTGTAGTTATAGTCACCGTGAGGTACAGATGTTTGTTATCCATGCCGGCAATGGTGCCTTCATGCATCTGTCCATCGATGGTCTGTACCTTCACATTATGGTTCAAATAAGGCTTGCATGACTGGTGCAGAGACTCGCGGACACCGTGCAGATGCTGGACCACCGCAGGGTCTGCCTGATAGATAACCGCCGTTTGCGGGCCACTATGATATGTCGACATGAATGTTTGACCTCCGTATAAATGGATTTGCTACATTCTATGCACATGCCCAGCCCAGGGTGCCTAGCCGCTGCCGTCCCTCCACCCCGCTTCCTGTAATTCCTCCGCCTCTATACCAAAGCAAACTAAAAAGCCGTACACCGGAAAGTCCTTGTATACGGCTTAGCTATTCACTTATTCTCCATTAAATCTGCTGCAGCAGCCTAAAAAGCAACGCCGATTCCGCCTTGTCCTGCATATGTACCCATCACAGGTCCCATGGTGGACAGCAAAATTTCTTTGAAGGGATGCTTCTCCAGAATACGCTTCTTGATCTCCAGCGCCAACGCCTCACAATTGCTGTGAACAATGGCGATCACCGCCTGTTCATAATCATGCTGCTTCTGATCCAGCTTCGCCAGCAGATGAGTCAGCGCCTTAGGAAGTCCCCGGGTCTTCTCGACCACTTCAACAGTTCCCTCATCGCTGATCTTCAGCAGCAGCTTAATGTTCAGTACAGAAGCCACGGCACCGGAGATCCGGCTCAGCCGCCCGCCTTTGATCACATTCTCCAGAGTATCCAGTGTGAAATAAGCAGTGGTTTCTTCAACCTTGTGCATTACTTTATCTTTCAATTCAGCCAGACTTGCTGCCGTCAGCGACCATTTCGCTGCCATAGCCACAATCAGTGTCAATCCGCCTGAAAAAAGCTTGGAATCTATAATTTCAATCGCATTCGGATGTCCTTCTTCCTCGTACATCTCCTTGGCGATCATTGCGGTCTGATAAGTACTGCTGATATTAGAGGACATGCAGATGACCATAATGTCAGTGCCTGCTTCCACTTGTTTGAAATTGTCCAGGAATACCTGCGGACTTGGGCTTGCCGTAGTCGGCAACTCCTTCGCTTCATGCATCTTCGCATAAAAGGTCTTCGCGTCCGTATCATATGGCATGAGTTCATGTCCGAAATGAACCGGTAAGTGAACAATGGAAATGTCGTACTGCTCTACGTAATCTGGGGGTAAATCGGAACCGCTATCCGTAATAATCTTGATGGGCATCAGAGTGCTCTCCTTTCAATTCTATACTAGTATAGTCACCTTTTATGTAAACCAATAGTACAATTTATAACTTGTCAAAAGCATTTTTTTGTGCTCAGTGTTATTTTTCACAGCTCAGCAGACTATTCTCCCTGAAGGATTGTGACTCTCTGCGGCTACCCATAGCTGCATCAGGTTCTTTCTTAACTTCCCGTCTTATGATATGGTTTATGCATAAGTGAATAGAAATGGAGTGTAACGATGAGCAAGAACAGAGTGTGGAACAGAGGCAAACATAATGGTGCCGGCCTGTCCAAAAAGACCCCCGCTAACGTAGAATCCGAAGGCGCAGCAGATACGGCTCCGTCAGAGGACATCAGCCCCCTGGAGACTCCGAATCCGCGGATTGATACGGTGAAGCCGATGAACCGCAGCAATTGGGTATCCAGACCCGCCCGCGTGAAGCCGCAGAACCCTGAGCGCAATAAGTAGCTTGCCTTGTATAGGCAGCAGCTGAAGATTACCTGCATCCAAAAAAGAGGATCCGCATGCCTTACGCGGCTCCTCTTTTATCATAAAACGCACACTCTTAGCTGGTTCCCGAAGTGCAGCTGCTATAGATTCAAGCTTCTCATACTTTGCTCCGGATAACGCATGCCCGAGGCAGCCCCTTGAGGCGCAGCCTCATCAATCTGCTGCAGCTCCTCAGCGGTCAGCTCTATATCCAGTGCACCTACGTTCTCTTCCAGATACTTCGTCCGTTTCGTTCCCGGGATCGGCACGATGTCCTCCCCTTGCTTCAACAGCCAGGCCAGCGCAAGCTGCGAGGGCTCGCAGCCTTTCCCGGCAGCAATCTGCTT
This window contains:
- a CDS encoding YxcD family protein produces the protein MSVTVLSMDEIINAICLHMAERKAVRVEEVRVELSWDEDTGYTAEVWVQGRSQFLVESNLIESILRYLHSEYGIRAYRENVRLELDEEITAVVTM
- a CDS encoding DegV family protein is translated as MPIKIITDSGSDLPPDYVEQYDISIVHLPVHFGHELMPYDTDAKTFYAKMHEAKELPTTASPSPQVFLDNFKQVEAGTDIMVICMSSNISSTYQTAMIAKEMYEEEGHPNAIEIIDSKLFSGGLTLIVAMAAKWSLTAASLAELKDKVMHKVEETTAYFTLDTLENVIKGGRLSRISGAVASVLNIKLLLKISDEGTVEVVEKTRGLPKALTHLLAKLDQKQHDYEQAVIAIVHSNCEALALEIKKRILEKHPFKEILLSTMGPVMGTYAGQGGIGVAF